tccctgctccggcattgaaacaatggaggtcggactgtcacagctgatctgaggtaagacgctcatgtcaatcaactttTGTGTGAGCGgcctctgagaatggctcgatttgaaaaaagggaatattatttttacagattaattaaaaaccactgcatggatttttatcattatagggtagatttgtacatacactgccaacacacattaatgttcaaacaacatgtaaaagtgaactttgcatccgatgacccctttaaaaacaaaaacatgttcgGCATATGATATTTCATATATAGAAATGGGCGGATAAAGTCAAAAATTCTGACAAGATAGTGAAGATTAAAGACACTTTGTCTTTATTAAGACATGCTTTGCAAAGCAATTATTTCCcatttttgcacatttaatatgcatttagatctaaaaaaatattagtccAGTTAGTAATGCAATTAACAGATACTGTAAGACATAAAACCAGTACTTCAGTAAACATTTAACAGTAAACAGTAATTCTAAATTTGTTCTTAAGCTTTGTTTTAGACAGACAATAAACATGAATATGTCAGAACATTAATAActtaaatattaagcatttcCCTGGTGGCCGTGTTATTTACAACAATGTTCAAAAATTCACTGAGCtatagtttcattaaaaatgtgtgaTAAATGATACAAATTGAAACTTCAGagggaaatttaaaaaaaaaaaacacttaatataCTGCGCAAAAGACAAAGAACTAAAAACAAATCTCATTATTAAAGACTATGTACTTTATGTCAAGGAATATTTACATGTAAGATCATATCTTACAAAATGGTAccacaaaaaacacttttcatcATGGGAATATTCTTGATTCTGTTAGGTCTAGAATAAGCTGAACTTGATGTTGTCAACTTCTACACAGTTGGTTTTGCAGAATGTCAGTAACCGTTACCCATAATAGCCTTTGTTAACCAGCTTTCTCTGCATGAAGACTCTAAAGGCGAAGTGTAGCATGAAACTTGTATCTGTAGATTATTAATAGACTGTGTGAACAGGGAACTGCTGTGCCCACTGCATCGACATGACAAAGAACACAAGGAagaaactattaactaatttttGCACGATTATGTGGCTTTTTGCAGTGCTACCATGTGCAAACACTTTTAGACAAGGCTGGCAGAAAACGAAGGCGTTAAAACTTACAGTTGTTTTCAGTCAGAaagatttttgaaagaaattaatattttaattcagcaaggatgcattaaattgatcaaaagtgacaggaaagacatttatatttccaatttcttttgaactttctattcatcaaagtatcttgaaaataaaatgtattacggTTCCGACAAAAGTAGTAAGccgcacaactgttttcaacattaatttgataatatcaaataataatcATGACAGGAATGAATctaacttttaaatatatttaaattgatttttttactactgtttttactgtattttttaatcaaataatagcCATCTTGGTAAGCAAGTCTCACCAAAcccaaatgtttgaacagtattgtatttgtgaacattttaaatagtaatgtggatattttttaaaataggtaGTCAATAATCATATAGAACTGAATGCAAATGCAAACTAAAGACTACAGTAACTGTAAACTCTAACttgcacttaaaatatatatttaacagaaaatatatagCGATGCTTCATATACtatatattcagttttaaaCTGATTATGAACCTTTATATATTATAAGTTTAAGGtgctgtaattttattaatttattaacccTACCTGACAGATATTACTGAAAAAAGGTTCTTAAgaaacacactttaaaaaaaaggaattggGGGTGAGGGGGCCAAACAGAACAACCTCCTTGTGAATTATCTTGTATATTCAGATTGGCTGAGATGGCTTTGAAGAGAGGTTGTGTGGTTAACAGGGCCGGTGGTCTAAGTTTGGACTAAGTCAGCAAAATTGCTTTGAAAAATTGGTGTGAAATTGAGACTTCTGCTTAAAACATATTTGCCAGAAACTTTATGAACGTAAGAGATGTCCATTAACTCTTATTTTTCAACTCCTCCTTTTTACACAGAAGTTGCAGTGCAAAATTCAACTTACTCCATATCTCCCTTTAACAAATGTGTTAAATATGTAAAACGCTAACTTATCCTAATAGTGGTTATGCTCACATGTAATTTATGTGGGGTTAAATCTATCTAACAAAGTGCCAAATATAACTAAACTTACAGAATAAGAAACACAGTAATCTTAAAGTGAGATTGGTCAGCTGAAGCAAGCTAAAACCACACTACATGACAAACCAGCAGgaagctccaaccctaataaaacacatctgaagcagctaatcaaggtcttactaggcaggctagaaacttccaggcaggtgtatTCTGCACGTCTCtccacaaaataaaattgcatgtaCAAATTAAGCTCAAAGTTCTTACTCAGTTTGGACAGAAAATGGTTTGTCTTCCTACCGACAACATGCAGTGTCATCATCTAGAGCAGGGGTTCTCAGCTCTGGCCTTCAGAGTCTATCTCCAACCTTGACCAAACTCATCTGCTTGTAACttctagtgatcctgaagaACATGATTAGATTgttcaagtgtgtttgattagggttggcgctaaactctgcaggaaagtggaccttGAGGACTTCAACCCTGATTTAGAGATAGGGTTGCTCAGTCCTGTTCCTTGAAATCaattttcctgcagagtttagctccaaccctaataaaacacACTTGAACCAACggatcaaggtcttactaggcatatTAGAAACTTCCACGTAGGTGTgctgaggcaagttggagctaaactcttcaGGGACActggcactccaggaccgagtttggaccCTTGCCTGCTTTAGAGGCTACATTACCAACACTATAAAGCAGGGAtctccaaactcagtcctggagggccggagTCCTGCAGGGTTTAGCTCCAATCCTAATAAAACACACTTGAAACAGCGAATCAAGGTATTACTAGGtatgctagaaacttccaggcaggtgtgttgaggcaattTGGAGCTAAACTATGCAGAGACACTGGCCTTCCAGGAGTGAGTTCGCCAATACCtgcattaacaaaaatatgaagcagagGTCTCCAAACTCAGTCCTTGAGGGCCGGagtcttgcagagtttagttccagccCTAATAAAACACACTTGAAGCAGCTAATGATGGTCTTATTAGGCATGTTAGAAACTTCCATGTAGGTGTgctgaggcaagttggagctaaactcttcaGGGACACAggcactccaggaccgagtttgcctaTGCCTGCTTTAGAGGCTACATCAGGGGTAGCGAACgtcagtcctggagagctgcagccctgcaaagttttgcttcaaccctaatcaaacgcacctgaacaagttaatcaaggtctgaagggttgcTAGAAAGCTACAgccaggtgagttttaattagggttggagctgaactctgcagggctgcggctctccaggaccggagttcgccacccctgggcTACATTATCAAAACTGTAAAGCAGGGATCTTAATCCTGGagtgctggtgtcctgcagagtttagctccacctctaataaaacacacctgaagcagcTAATCAACGTCTTACTAGGCAGGCTAGatacttccaggcaggtgtgttgacgCAAGTTGGAGAAGTTTGGAGACCCCTGCAGTAAAGGCCAAAATAAACTTTGGCCGTCCACTATTCGCGACAGTACATGTGATGCAATTTTCGTCATCAGAAGTGCCCGCGGATATCCACGCACACCACCTGCGTGCAGCCCAAACAGTCTGCGaacaaccctaatcaaacacacctgagcaaGCTCATCAAGGTCTTGAGGAAACTTAGAAAATTAGAGGCAAGTGAATTTGATCAGGATTTGAGCTAAACTTTTGAGGAACATGCAATTTGTAGATTTGAGCATTTGAGGAACCCTGCTGTAAAGGCTATACACCAACATTACCAAAACTTTAAAGCCTCAAGTATACTTTGGCCATCCACGTTCCACAACGGTCCACGGACTCTCCACGTGAAgcaatttttgtcatgagaAGTGTCTGAGGACGACTGCGCACATCGCTTGCGTGCATCCCAATTTTTGTGTCCACATACAACAGCGCAGACAGGTAAATGTTGAGACAGAACGGGTGCACTAGGTGGTACTGCGCAAGTGTCGAACTTATCCATCTGCGGTTGAGCATACATTGACAGGTATGCGCGAAACAAAGTGGAACGCAGAAAGAGAAGTATACTTTGGCCTTAAGGCATTTTTGCCTTGCAAGGCAAGTTGCTCGGAGAATTGAAAGTGGTTGGAAATTGCATTTGATCAtttgcatttactgtaaaattgcatttttagcaTAGATCATCCCAACAGGTTCCTTGCACCCACACTTACCATTACAAACTTAATCTGTTTCTATTATTAAGATCTTTAAGATTACTGGCTTCCTTCAAGAACTGGTCAGCTTTCCTGAGCTTCTCCATTGCTGCAGAGAGCAAGATCTCTGGACTGGCATCCCCCTTCGTTTCCGTCTCACCACTCTGTCCAGTCGCGATTGCGTTCAGCAGCTCGCCAGTCTCTTTGATCTCAGAAGACACTTTGCTTTGCAAGTCCTTTACATCACTTCCGTGTGGTTTAACTGGTAACTCTTTTCCCGTGTTTTCCGTCTTCTCTGCATTCTCTGCAAGGAGGTCACCTAGGGATGCAGAGCGGGTCTTGGGAGAATGCTTGAGAGGCATGGTGAAGTGCAGGGACTTGTTGGCGCATTGGCTTGGGGTTGGATGTGCATTGAAGACTGAGGTCTTTGAGGTGGTGGACGGGGTTTCTAACGATGGCTCCTCCAAACTCTCGGCTTTGCTGTCGGATGGTTCTAGATCATCCTCGCTGGTCTCCAAATCTAGTGCTTGGGAGCTTCCTTTGAGCTTTGCGGAGGATGGCGTAACATGGTCACCGGACTCAGACTCCTCTCCTGAGTGCTGACCACTGTCCAAAGACTTCTCCTCCAAATCTTCACTTGACACATCACCAGCTGGCTCATTTTGGGGTTCTGGAATAGTCAATTTGATGTCAGCTGTTTCTGAAGATGAAACAGCGGAGTGGGTAAGGACCACTGGGTCACTTTGTGCGGGAGTGTCCTCTTTCTTGGCATGTGCCTTTAATGGCTTCTTCTTGGGTGGAGCAGGGGGCCCAAGGCTCTTTTTTACAGATTCAGGGGTTGAAACTGGAGTACGGTTAAGTTGGAGAGGATCTAGTGAGGTTGCAACTTCTCCAGTGGTATTGGAGGCTTTCTTTGAGTTTTGCACTTCTTGTTCAGCACTAGGTTCCTTTGATGGTATACTGGGTGAATCCCACATCACTACTTGTGGTTTCATAACCTTTGTGGATAGAACAAAGGTCTCTACCTCTTCTAACTTATCCAGGTCTTCTTTCTCATTTGAGGCTTCACCTACCTTGGTACCTTCACTGTCAACCTCCTTATTCTTCTCCTTTTCCTCCTCCTTTTCTTCTATTGTAACTGTGGCTGGTGTTACCGACTGGTTAGGCTTCATACATTTGGAAGGAGGTGTAGGGGGCTGGGCACTCTTGGTGGAAGGAGTTGGTTCGGAAGAGTCTGTGCTTTCTGCTTCGACCTCCTCTTTACTATCTGAGACTTTCTTCTCAACAGCAGCCCCATCAACAGAGACGCAgggtttagagtcctttgatgGAGGCATCGGTGGCATCTTCTTTTGAGCTGCAGGTTCCTCATTTTTGGGCTCATCCTCTTTATTAGTTTCACTGGGTTTGTTGTCTTTTGATGGTGGCATGGGTGGCTTTATAACTTTCTTCTGGGGAGTGGGCTCTTCATCGACATCCTCCTCTGGAATGTTGCTCATCGCCACAGATGGTTTAGAAGTTTCGGTTTGTTTATCCCCTTCTGTATTCAAGTCATGAGTTCCATTCAGCATGATAACTTCACCATCAAGGTCTAGTCTCAATATTCCTTCACTTGTTACATTCGCAACctgtaataatagtaacaataatacatttagagGATATGTCTGGCTTATTGTTGTTAGtgatttaaaagagaagtccacttcccaaaaacaaagatttacatataatgtactcacccccttgtcatccaagatgttcatgtctgtctttctttcttcagtcgtaaagaaatagctctttaaggaaaacatttcagcatttttctccttataatggactgataatGGACTTGGCTGGGATCTTtttcaactgcattttgggatcgtttggagttgcatttaaactgcattttggaaatttaaaattgaggcaccacagcagtccattatatagagaaaaatgctgaaatgttttcctcaaaaaacataatttctttacgactgaagaaagacataaacatcttggatgacaagggggtgagtacactatatgtgaaatctttgttttggaagtggagttctcctttaatgtaagtatgcattcatttgatcaaaagtgacaatacactctaaaaaaatgctgggttaaatgcaacccagcactgggtgaaataCAGACAAATccagcaactgggttgttttgatccAGGAGTTGGGTTAAAACCCAACTTTctaggtagttttatttaactcaac
The sequence above is a segment of the Labeo rohita strain BAU-BD-2019 chromosome 7, IGBB_LRoh.1.0, whole genome shotgun sequence genome. Coding sequences within it:
- the plekho2 gene encoding pleckstrin homology domain-containing family O member 2, which codes for MEDGVKEEPAKPKEVTSAGKAGWLKKSSGKFLSSYKDRYIQLERTVIAVYENEELTTCLEKLDLDNYETCHELKSPFKKKHRLVLIRSPKCGNKVHDVKLQAQTPEEKEAWIKALSEGISKAKNKIFDEVKVDESCSLEHVTRNRPKGNRGRRPPTRIHMKEVANVTSEGILRLDLDGEVIMLNGTHDLNTEGDKQTETSKPSVAMSNIPEEDVDEEPTPQKKVIKPPMPPSKDNKPSETNKEDEPKNEEPAAQKKMPPMPPSKDSKPCVSVDGAAVEKKVSDSKEEVEAESTDSSEPTPSTKSAQPPTPPSKCMKPNQSVTPATVTIEEKEEEKEKNKEVDSEGTKVGEASNEKEDLDKLEEVETFVLSTKVMKPQVVMWDSPSIPSKEPSAEQEVQNSKKASNTTGEVATSLDPLQLNRTPVSTPESVKKSLGPPAPPKKKPLKAHAKKEDTPAQSDPVVLTHSAVSSSETADIKLTIPEPQNEPAGDVSSEDLEEKSLDSGQHSGEESESGDHVTPSSAKLKGSSQALDLETSEDDLEPSDSKAESLEEPSLETPSTTSKTSVFNAHPTPSQCANKSLHFTMPLKHSPKTRSASLGDLLAENAEKTENTGKELPVKPHGSDVKDLQSKVSSEIKETGELLNAIATGQSGETETKGDASPEILLSAAMEKLRKADQFLKEASNLKDLNNRNRLSL